A genome region from endosymbiont of Acanthamoeba sp. UWC8 includes the following:
- a CDS encoding alpha/beta hydrolase gives MTLEYLEYLSNKSPAPEQLVIMLHGYGSNASDLISLAPELAEYLPHAHFISPNAPHLFEGGGAAFQWFSLTQRDDEFMTKGAREAEKILNGFIDEQAAKFKLTPSQVVLLGFSQGTMMSLHTALRREIPVRAVLGYSGMLLSPHLLKNEIKSSPSIMLVHGAEDQVLPASMMTLAQHTLNGLNVECKTLLRQKLGHGIDMEGIISGGKFLQGMFSK, from the coding sequence ATGACACTTGAATACTTGGAATATTTAAGCAATAAAAGTCCGGCTCCCGAGCAGTTAGTAATTATGCTGCATGGTTACGGATCTAATGCTTCCGATCTAATATCCCTTGCCCCTGAGCTTGCGGAATATTTACCTCATGCGCATTTTATTTCGCCTAATGCACCCCATCTTTTTGAAGGAGGAGGGGCTGCTTTCCAGTGGTTTAGCTTAACTCAACGTGACGATGAGTTTATGACTAAGGGTGCAAGAGAAGCGGAAAAAATCTTGAACGGATTTATAGATGAGCAGGCTGCTAAATTTAAACTCACTCCTTCTCAGGTTGTATTATTAGGGTTCTCACAAGGAACTATGATGTCTTTGCATACTGCATTAAGACGAGAGATACCAGTGAGAGCAGTACTGGGTTATTCAGGAATGCTACTCAGCCCGCATTTATTAAAAAATGAAATAAAATCCAGCCCGAGTATTATGTTAGTGCATGGAGCGGAAGATCAAGTGCTACCCGCCTCTATGATGACCTTAGCTCAGCATACGCTAAATGGTTTAAATGTAGAGTGTAAAACTTTACTTAGGCAAAAGCTTGGCCATGGGATTGATATGGAAGGTATTATAAGCGGCGGCAAGTTCCTACAAGGTATGTTTTCAAAATAG
- a CDS encoding FtsW/RodA/SpoVE family cell cycle protein: MVERRGSGFFKRWWWAIDSVFLIFVLMVISIGAVLITTASPAVAERLGLSSFYFVKRQFIFLLLAVSLILFISTFSEKTIKRFSLFGFLIFLALMVAVLFIGDEAKGAKRWITIQGFSLQPSEFIKPFFAVITGLILSERYTTSNLPGFTICSFLYLVIAILLILQPDIGMTISITAVTATQFFIAGLPIVWIIVTGGLTIFGAFGAYLFLPHVARRIDSFLNPKENENYQVEKSLEAYLNGGLFGKGPGEGTIKNVLPDSHTDFIFAVSGEELGAIFTSVIILLFFLIVLRGFLKIIKDNNLFYIYSTAGLLMYFALQSIFNIGVTLHLFPTKGMTLPFISYGGSSVLSFAIIIGISLSLTKKRYGSLLGLKKE; encoded by the coding sequence ATGGTTGAACGAAGGGGAAGTGGCTTTTTTAAAAGATGGTGGTGGGCAATTGACTCAGTATTTCTTATATTCGTACTGATGGTAATTTCCATTGGTGCTGTGTTAATTACTACTGCAAGTCCAGCTGTGGCCGAGAGATTGGGGTTAAGCTCGTTTTATTTTGTAAAAAGACAGTTTATTTTTTTATTGCTGGCAGTTAGCTTGATATTATTTATCTCGACCTTCTCGGAAAAAACTATAAAAAGATTTTCACTCTTTGGTTTTTTAATATTCCTTGCTTTAATGGTAGCAGTATTATTCATTGGAGATGAGGCTAAAGGCGCGAAGAGATGGATAACAATCCAAGGATTTTCCTTGCAGCCTTCAGAGTTCATAAAACCGTTTTTTGCGGTAATAACCGGCTTAATACTATCTGAGCGCTATACTACATCCAACCTACCGGGCTTTACCATTTGTTCATTCCTCTACTTAGTGATTGCTATTCTTTTAATATTGCAACCTGATATCGGAATGACTATTTCAATCACGGCTGTAACGGCTACTCAATTTTTTATTGCCGGGCTTCCGATCGTTTGGATAATAGTAACGGGAGGGCTTACAATTTTTGGAGCATTTGGTGCTTATCTGTTTCTGCCTCATGTTGCACGTAGAATAGATAGTTTTTTAAATCCGAAAGAAAATGAGAATTATCAGGTAGAGAAATCGTTAGAAGCTTACCTAAACGGAGGGTTGTTCGGTAAAGGTCCCGGAGAGGGGACGATAAAGAATGTTCTACCGGACTCGCATACTGATTTTATTTTTGCGGTTTCAGGTGAAGAGTTAGGGGCTATATTCACTTCGGTAATAATTTTATTGTTTTTCCTGATTGTATTGCGTGGGTTCCTTAAAATTATAAAAGATAATAATTTGTTTTATATATATTCCACTGCAGGATTACTAATGTATTTTGCTTTACAGTCTATTTTTAATATCGGTGTTACATTGCATTTATTCCCCACCAAGGGAATGACTCTGCCGTTTATCAGTTATGGCGGTTCGTCAGTGCTTTCTTTTGCCATAATTATAGGAATATCCCTAAGTTTAACTAAGAAACGTTACGGTTCACTGCTAGGATTAAAAAAAGAGTAA
- a CDS encoding TonB C-terminal domain-containing protein: protein MQDKESIYIDQFAILSLSISLLLHIFIVLCFVFYNQLFIEKIQPQRNTVSVININLVESDIETRESNNPQQELRAHQAQSSMREIRNILIEKPLQNSENKESVEQQRKIDSKNSYGITLSAHIHNNLINLPENIPTDEKVDIRIKIDKSGNLIGYKILTMHGEVINNFIKQVLLKSSPFPNPLIEDNDINSITYELSLFLF from the coding sequence GTGCAAGATAAGGAGAGTATATATATTGATCAATTCGCTATACTAAGCCTTTCTATTTCGTTGCTTTTGCATATTTTTATAGTTTTATGCTTTGTATTTTATAATCAGCTATTTATTGAAAAAATCCAACCTCAGAGAAATACCGTATCCGTTATAAATATTAATTTAGTAGAGTCGGATATTGAAACCAGAGAGAGCAACAATCCTCAACAAGAGCTGAGAGCTCATCAAGCGCAATCTAGTATGAGAGAAATAAGAAATATTTTAATAGAAAAACCATTACAAAACAGCGAAAATAAAGAGAGTGTAGAACAGCAGAGAAAAATAGATTCTAAAAATTCTTATGGTATAACTCTTTCGGCACATATTCATAATAATCTTATTAATTTACCTGAAAATATACCCACCGATGAAAAAGTGGATATAAGAATAAAAATTGATAAATCAGGAAATTTGATTGGCTATAAGATATTAACTATGCATGGAGAAGTAATAAATAATTTTATTAAGCAGGTATTATTAAAATCTTCCCCCTTTCCCAACCCTTTAATTGAAGATAATGATATTAATAGTATTACTTATGAGCTTTCACTTTTTCTATTTTAA
- the infC gene encoding translation initiation factor IF-3, whose translation MSTNKASDIRINEQINSSQIRLIDHEGNMIGVVLPKQGLELARRVGLDLVEISPNAEPPVCKVMDFGKYKYEIQKKAQEAKKKQKVVEIKEIKIRPNIAEGDYGVKLKNARKFIAEGNKVRVSLQFKGREITHNELGFAVIQKFKADMSDVAKVELEPKLEGKQIFLVIIPN comes from the coding sequence ATTTCTACTAATAAAGCAAGTGATATAAGGATCAATGAACAGATAAATTCATCCCAAATTAGGTTGATTGATCATGAAGGAAATATGATCGGTGTAGTTTTACCGAAGCAAGGATTGGAATTAGCAAGGAGAGTCGGGCTGGATTTAGTTGAGATTTCCCCTAATGCTGAGCCGCCTGTTTGCAAAGTAATGGATTTCGGTAAATATAAATATGAAATCCAAAAAAAGGCACAAGAAGCTAAGAAGAAACAGAAAGTGGTAGAAATTAAAGAAATTAAGATAAGACCTAATATAGCGGAAGGTGACTACGGGGTAAAACTAAAGAATGCGCGTAAATTTATTGCCGAAGGAAATAAGGTAAGAGTTTCTTTGCAATTTAAGGGTAGAGAAATTACTCATAATGAACTTGGTTTCGCGGTAATTCAAAAATTCAAAGCGGACATGTCTGACGTGGCTAAAGTAGAGCTTGAACCTAAATTAGAAGGTAAACAAATATTCTTAGTTATCATTCCTAACTAA
- a CDS encoding sensor histidine kinase — MRDVSQKQAQETADNYVKLIWNKYYPVIGFLADKPIATAETFPQYLAFVEESNRFFSSNNITKVVIYGANGALYQSNNLALNEKQSLFSSYFYPNEVSNSLDKIKMIKSISSVVIPSAEIEDGRGEQISLVKTFLPIAPQNALEELKNLAAKAGAILEINYNVSSELKVIEIIQFTAIFFIISSFGVITLGVFLSAQQAEKMIEKQQEATAELSVARTSAETQSKEKSKFLANVTHELRTPLNAIIGFSEIISSESMGPINNEQYKEFIRDIHTSGLHLLSLINDILDFSKAEENKLDAIFEDVDLTKVIKISLKMLMPRAEQAKVILKDELPEEHIIISADNKRLKQVVLNLLSNSVKFTPEGGSVTIKAWKNLDLNLIIIEVIDTGLGMEPQDIARALTPFGQIDNKLSRKYDGTGLGLPLTKKLVEIMKGKFEIKSEPGLGTSITLTFPLPGSQIEEDKTT, encoded by the coding sequence GTGCGCGATGTAAGTCAAAAACAAGCACAGGAAACAGCCGATAATTATGTAAAATTGATCTGGAATAAATATTATCCGGTTATAGGGTTCTTGGCTGATAAGCCAATCGCTACTGCTGAAACTTTCCCGCAATACCTGGCTTTTGTTGAGGAAAGTAACAGATTTTTTTCATCAAATAATATTACTAAAGTAGTTATATACGGTGCAAACGGTGCTTTATACCAATCAAATAATTTAGCTTTAAACGAGAAACAAAGTCTTTTCAGTTCTTATTTCTATCCAAATGAAGTTAGTAACTCTTTAGATAAAATAAAAATGATTAAAAGTATTTCAAGCGTTGTAATTCCTTCAGCTGAAATAGAAGACGGAAGAGGGGAGCAAATATCTTTAGTTAAAACTTTTCTTCCAATAGCACCGCAAAACGCGCTTGAAGAATTAAAAAATCTAGCGGCTAAAGCCGGCGCAATTTTAGAAATTAATTATAATGTCAGCAGTGAATTAAAAGTGATTGAAATCATCCAGTTCACCGCTATTTTCTTTATCATTTCCAGTTTTGGGGTTATCACGCTTGGTGTATTCCTTTCCGCCCAACAAGCAGAAAAAATGATAGAAAAGCAACAAGAAGCAACAGCCGAGCTTTCAGTTGCACGTACTTCCGCCGAAACGCAAAGTAAAGAAAAATCTAAATTCTTAGCTAACGTGACTCATGAGCTTAGAACCCCGCTTAATGCAATTATCGGGTTTTCTGAGATTATCAGCAGTGAATCGATGGGACCGATAAATAACGAGCAATACAAAGAGTTTATAAGGGATATCCATACCTCAGGACTTCACCTGCTTAGCTTGATTAATGATATTTTAGACTTTTCAAAAGCTGAGGAAAACAAGCTGGATGCTATATTTGAGGATGTGGATCTTACTAAAGTAATAAAAATTTCACTTAAAATGCTTATGCCCCGTGCTGAGCAGGCAAAAGTTATTCTTAAAGATGAATTACCTGAAGAGCATATTATAATCTCAGCGGATAATAAGCGCTTAAAGCAAGTAGTTTTAAACCTGTTATCAAACTCGGTTAAGTTTACTCCCGAAGGCGGTAGTGTAACCATTAAGGCATGGAAGAATCTTGATCTTAATCTTATTATCATAGAAGTAATTGATACCGGGCTTGGTATGGAGCCGCAGGATATAGCGCGCGCACTTACTCCGTTCGGGCAGATAGATAACAAGTTGAGTAGAAAATATGACGGTACCGGGCTTGGATTGCCGCTAACTAAGAAGTTGGTGGAAATTATGAAAGGTAAATTTGAAATTAAAAGTGAGCCGGGTCTGGGAACTTCGATCACACTTACCTTTCCCCTACCGGGCAGTCAAATTGAAGAAGACAAGACTACCTAG
- a CDS encoding YbhN family protein gives MLKILLSTNLKKYFIIIIKLSVCITAFYLVLGKLDISKLFVYLKNADIALLVVAIIASHLSLILSSLRSKFYFKQYGLTLPVIFTVSLYYLGTFYNILLPGGIGGDGYKVYLLSKLEKFPKLGSLRIILYERVNGFYILVLFGLILVLFSDFLHKIPYLKLLTWLCIILITPCYLLGVKYILRDNIGAALRATIFSFFVQLFQVVMVLLIILALNQSLSYNQIINFIVLFIVASIVAILPISIGGAGLRELTFLYGIGLINPELEEIGVTIALVAFAIYIITSLPGAFFITNIEKTYNRI, from the coding sequence GTGTTAAAAATACTCCTCTCTACTAATCTTAAGAAGTATTTTATTATAATAATAAAATTATCAGTTTGTATAACCGCTTTTTATTTAGTACTTGGAAAGTTAGATATCAGTAAGCTTTTTGTATACTTAAAAAATGCGGATATTGCTTTGTTGGTCGTGGCAATTATTGCCTCACACCTTTCTCTGATTCTTAGTAGCCTTAGAAGTAAATTTTATTTTAAACAATACGGGCTGACATTACCTGTTATATTTACCGTTTCTTTATATTACTTAGGTACCTTTTATAATATTCTGCTTCCGGGAGGAATCGGCGGAGACGGTTATAAAGTATATTTACTGTCAAAACTAGAGAAATTTCCTAAGCTCGGTAGCTTAAGAATAATTTTATACGAAAGGGTAAACGGCTTTTACATATTAGTTTTATTTGGACTAATCCTAGTGTTATTTAGTGATTTTCTACATAAGATACCCTACCTTAAACTTTTAACCTGGTTATGCATTATACTGATTACTCCATGTTATTTATTGGGAGTAAAATATATTTTGCGTGATAATATAGGCGCCGCATTAAGAGCGACAATATTTTCTTTCTTTGTGCAATTATTCCAAGTAGTAATGGTGCTACTTATCATCTTAGCTTTAAATCAAAGCTTAAGTTATAATCAAATCATTAATTTTATCGTATTATTTATAGTTGCTTCAATTGTTGCAATATTACCCATTTCTATTGGAGGGGCAGGATTAAGAGAATTAACCTTTCTATATGGAATCGGGCTTATTAACCCTGAATTGGAAGAAATAGGAGTAACAATAGCTTTGGTTGCTTTTGCGATTTATATTATTACAAGCCTGCCGGGTGCTTTTTTTATTACTAATATCGAAAAAACATATAATCGTATTTAG
- a CDS encoding heme lyase CcmF/NrfE family subunit, whose product MYAELGNVFLYIALILCIVIAVSPLYRLRLAYIRIAWYLVFSLTFLAFISLILCFIISDFTVLNVVNNSHTAKPLIYKISGAWGNHEGSMLMWICALSFFSVVFAYLQTTDSLLIRYTLVIQAALLTFFISFVIFTSNPFQRIFPAPLNGYGLNPILQDIGLAMHPPMLYLGYVGFSLIYSGAIAALIIGEFNKQFAVIFKPLVLMSWAFLTLGIGLGSWWAYRELGWGGFWFWDPVENSSLMPWLTATALIHSLIALEKFNKLKHWSLLLSILTFTLSMVGTFLVRSNIITSVHSFAQDPKRGLFILIFLATATGIALILYSIRASKIVNVEETEDYLFSRNTFIVFNNLILTTAAFIVILGTLYPALLEVAGEGKISIGAPYFNSLIGSLGVISLLFIIIGTQLNWGNSKLQKLYNDNKVPFILGGVFAALISYQFKIKSLFTVIGVTGGIWLIISVLNYTLKRIKQLNGSIISMALGHIGFGLLVLAITLNSALEMEVEKPLKVKEYLDLGSFRLTLEKIDIHRGKNYIARVAEFKAFKHNNFITTLLPETRFFPVELQQTTESAIYNTLFYDLYIATGELNEEGILMVRAYYKPMISWVWFSCLLIFLSGMVSLFSKMLKKPKALRKAK is encoded by the coding sequence ATGTATGCAGAGCTAGGTAATGTTTTTTTATATATTGCATTAATATTATGCATTGTTATAGCTGTTTCACCTTTATATAGGTTACGTTTAGCGTATATCAGGATTGCTTGGTATCTGGTGTTCAGCCTTACTTTTCTAGCTTTTATAAGTTTAATACTTTGCTTTATTATCTCTGATTTTACCGTGCTTAATGTGGTTAATAATTCCCATACTGCAAAACCGCTGATTTATAAAATATCAGGTGCCTGGGGTAACCATGAAGGTTCAATGTTAATGTGGATATGCGCACTTTCCTTCTTTAGTGTAGTATTTGCTTATTTACAAACAACCGATTCATTGCTTATTCGGTATACATTAGTTATTCAGGCAGCTTTGCTTACCTTTTTTATAAGTTTTGTTATATTTACATCAAATCCGTTTCAAAGAATTTTCCCTGCTCCTCTAAACGGCTATGGGTTAAACCCGATATTGCAGGATATAGGTCTCGCTATGCATCCTCCAATGCTATATTTAGGATATGTCGGGTTCTCACTTATTTATAGTGGTGCAATTGCAGCACTCATTATCGGGGAGTTTAATAAGCAATTTGCGGTCATCTTCAAACCTTTAGTGCTTATGTCATGGGCATTTTTAACTTTAGGAATCGGGCTCGGCAGCTGGTGGGCTTATAGAGAGCTCGGGTGGGGAGGATTTTGGTTTTGGGATCCGGTAGAAAATTCTTCACTTATGCCCTGGCTAACGGCAACTGCTTTAATTCATTCTTTAATTGCTTTAGAGAAGTTTAATAAATTGAAGCATTGGAGTTTGTTACTTAGTATATTGACGTTCACTTTAAGTATGGTCGGTACTTTTTTAGTCAGATCAAATATTATTACTTCCGTGCACTCATTTGCACAAGACCCAAAGCGCGGTCTTTTTATTTTAATATTTTTGGCGACAGCAACCGGTATAGCTTTAATATTATATTCAATAAGGGCAAGCAAAATAGTTAATGTTGAAGAAACCGAAGATTACTTGTTTTCACGTAATACCTTTATTGTTTTTAATAATTTAATATTAACTACAGCTGCATTTATAGTGATTTTAGGTACGCTTTATCCTGCCCTGCTTGAAGTTGCGGGTGAAGGGAAAATTTCAATAGGTGCGCCGTATTTTAATAGCTTGATCGGTTCTTTAGGTGTTATATCATTATTATTTATTATTATCGGAACCCAATTAAATTGGGGTAATTCTAAGCTCCAAAAACTCTATAATGATAATAAGGTGCCGTTTATTTTAGGTGGGGTTTTTGCCGCCCTTATAAGCTACCAGTTTAAAATTAAATCTTTGTTTACGGTAATTGGAGTAACAGGGGGTATATGGTTAATAATTTCTGTTTTAAATTATACTTTAAAGAGAATTAAGCAATTAAACGGAAGCATAATAAGTATGGCATTAGGCCACATCGGGTTTGGGCTTTTAGTGCTGGCTATCACCCTTAATTCAGCTCTGGAAATGGAGGTTGAAAAGCCGCTTAAGGTAAAAGAATACTTAGACCTCGGGAGTTTTAGATTAACTCTGGAAAAGATTGATATACATAGGGGAAAAAACTACATAGCAAGAGTTGCTGAATTTAAAGCATTTAAACATAATAACTTTATAACGACTTTATTGCCGGAAACCAGATTTTTTCCGGTTGAACTCCAGCAAACTACGGAATCCGCAATTTATAATACCCTATTTTATGATCTATATATAGCAACCGGAGAACTAAATGAAGAAGGGATACTCATGGTAAGAGCATATTATAAACCCATGATCAGCTGGGTTTGGTTTTCCTGCTTATTAATCTTCTTAAGCGGTATGGTGAGCTTATTCAGCAAAATGCTGAAGAAGCCTAAAGCTTTAAGAAAGGCTAAATAG
- the nhaA gene encoding Na+/H+ antiporter NhaA has protein sequence MLQRRFSKFALLVQDAAEKGILLLLATIMALIVANSKYFGCYQDILNQTFSLAYGKHVFELSLHAWVNDFLMAIFFFLVGMEIKREMIEGNLASKEQRILPVICAMFGVLIPVLIYISFNYNDPVKVKGWAVPAATDIAFALGMLSLFGKNVPVSLKVFLTALAIIDDLMAVVIIALFYSHNLDLSYLLYIGFICCLIVFLGRAGLVSIPLYLVLGIGMWYCFYKSGIHATIGGVVLGFLIPLYRNGNKEDSPLKDLEQGLHKLVAYVILPLFAFTNSGLSLSGLSFASIKNSVPLGIILGLFFGKQIGVFLSGLILIKLKICRMPDRAGYLQFYGVAVLCGIGFTMSLFVGILAFEHHPDNLSLVQMGVLVGSLLCSIYSAIILQISNLKK, from the coding sequence ATGTTACAAAGACGATTTTCAAAATTTGCATTATTAGTTCAAGATGCGGCGGAAAAAGGTATATTATTATTGCTTGCAACAATAATGGCATTAATTGTAGCGAACTCAAAATACTTCGGATGCTACCAGGATATACTGAATCAAACTTTTTCATTAGCATACGGAAAACATGTCTTCGAACTTTCGCTTCATGCATGGGTTAATGATTTTTTAATGGCAATTTTCTTTTTTCTGGTCGGAATGGAAATAAAAAGAGAAATGATTGAAGGTAACTTAGCTTCAAAAGAGCAGAGAATATTACCGGTAATCTGTGCAATGTTCGGTGTGTTAATACCGGTGCTTATATATATAAGTTTTAATTACAACGATCCTGTTAAAGTTAAAGGATGGGCGGTTCCTGCTGCAACAGATATTGCTTTTGCTTTAGGCATGCTAAGTTTGTTCGGTAAAAATGTTCCAGTATCTTTGAAAGTATTTTTAACAGCGCTTGCAATAATAGATGATTTAATGGCAGTTGTAATTATCGCGCTATTTTATTCGCATAATTTAGATCTTTCTTATCTTCTTTATATAGGATTTATTTGCTGTTTAATTGTTTTTCTGGGAAGAGCGGGGTTAGTTAGTATTCCGTTATATTTAGTACTCGGAATAGGTATGTGGTATTGTTTCTATAAATCAGGGATACATGCGACTATAGGAGGAGTCGTGCTAGGGTTTTTAATTCCGCTTTACAGAAATGGAAATAAGGAGGATTCACCTTTAAAAGATCTCGAACAAGGGTTACATAAACTCGTCGCGTATGTTATATTGCCTCTCTTCGCTTTTACAAATAGTGGTTTAAGCTTATCAGGCTTAAGCTTCGCTTCTATAAAGAATAGCGTACCGCTTGGGATAATATTAGGACTGTTTTTCGGAAAACAGATAGGAGTGTTTTTATCGGGGCTTATACTAATTAAGCTTAAAATCTGTAGAATGCCCGATAGAGCCGGTTATCTACAATTTTACGGAGTAGCGGTTTTATGCGGCATAGGTTTTACGATGAGTTTGTTTGTCGGGATATTGGCTTTTGAGCATCATCCGGATAATTTATCGCTGGTACAGATGGGAGTCCTTGTCGGGTCATTGCTTTGCTCTATCTATAGCGCGATAATACTGCAAATATCAAATCTAAAAAAATAA
- a CDS encoding lipoprotein-releasing ABC transporter permease subunit yields the protein MFKKYEIKIALRYLKSKRKEGFISVISAFSFIGIALGVATLIIVMAVMNGYEVELIKRILGINGHISVSSPYGKIEKYQELISGIEKIPGVKFAAPQVIGQAMATNKENASGVLVRGMDGADLKRKPIMDSAIKVGSLSDYIEGKGIIIGTTLAQNLRVGVGSEVKLIAPSSDAIVIGTIPRMKTFKIVGIFDVGMYEYNSSTIFMPLNFAKKFFQYYDSVSDIEIIVDKLPQVERIKSEIAAIQSESLNIIDWSITHQNWINALKVERNVMFLILTLIIIVAAFNIISSLIMLVKEKTRGIAILRTVGMSKGSIIKIFILSGSVIGFVGTFLGGVIGVAFSLNIERIRIFLESMTGLTLFDPVIYYLTQLPVDLEARNVISVLLISLGLSFLATIYPAWKASKLMPAEALRYE from the coding sequence ATGTTTAAAAAGTACGAAATAAAAATTGCTTTACGTTATTTAAAAAGTAAACGTAAGGAAGGCTTTATCTCTGTAATAAGTGCATTCAGTTTTATAGGAATTGCGCTTGGGGTTGCTACTCTTATAATCGTAATGGCGGTAATGAATGGTTACGAAGTCGAACTTATAAAACGGATACTCGGCATTAATGGCCATATCTCGGTTTCTTCGCCCTATGGAAAGATAGAAAAGTATCAAGAGCTTATAAGTGGCATAGAAAAGATACCCGGAGTTAAGTTTGCCGCACCTCAAGTAATCGGCCAAGCTATGGCAACCAACAAAGAAAATGCCTCCGGAGTTTTGGTAAGAGGGATGGATGGTGCTGACCTTAAAAGAAAACCTATTATGGATTCAGCGATAAAGGTGGGGAGCTTAAGCGATTATATAGAAGGAAAAGGGATTATTATAGGAACAACTTTAGCTCAAAACCTGAGGGTAGGAGTAGGAAGCGAAGTTAAGCTTATTGCGCCGAGTAGTGATGCAATAGTAATCGGAACCATACCCAGGATGAAAACATTTAAGATAGTGGGTATATTTGATGTCGGTATGTATGAATACAACTCTTCAACGATCTTTATGCCCCTAAATTTTGCGAAAAAGTTCTTTCAGTATTATGATTCAGTTAGCGATATAGAAATAATTGTTGATAAGCTACCCCAAGTAGAAAGAATAAAAAGCGAAATTGCTGCAATTCAAAGTGAATCATTAAACATTATTGACTGGTCAATTACCCACCAAAACTGGATTAATGCTTTAAAAGTTGAGCGTAATGTTATGTTCTTGATTTTAACATTAATTATCATAGTTGCTGCATTTAATATAATATCAAGTTTAATTATGCTGGTTAAGGAGAAAACCAGAGGTATAGCAATACTTAGAACTGTAGGAATGTCAAAAGGCTCGATTATAAAGATTTTTATCTTAAGCGGTTCAGTCATCGGTTTCGTAGGTACTTTTTTAGGAGGGGTTATAGGGGTGGCGTTTAGCTTGAATATAGAGAGAATCAGAATATTTCTGGAATCTATGACAGGCTTGACTTTATTTGATCCTGTAATATATTACCTTACCCAGTTACCTGTGGATTTAGAAGCGCGCAATGTTATTTCAGTGCTCTTAATATCCTTAGGGTTATCTTTTTTAGCAACCATTTATCCGGCATGGAAGGCATCTAAACTAATGCCTGCAGAAGCATTGAGGTATGAATAA
- the tyrS gene encoding tyrosine--tRNA ligase — protein sequence MAKSEFIKIIQERGYFNQCTDLEGLDELMSQSGITAYIGFDCTARSLHIGSLVQIMLFRILQQCGHRPVVLMGGGTTKIGDPSGKDEARKMLTQEDIEENKHSIAQVFSRFINFGDGSNDAVMVDNAEWLESINYIEFLRDYGRNFSVNRMLTFDSVKLRLEREQPLSFLEFNYMILQAYDFVELNKRYGCRLQLGGSDQWGNIINGVDLGRRMKCPELFGVTSNLITTSSGAKMGKTAKGAMWLNPDMLSPYDYWQFWRNTEDADVEKFLKMFTELPLSEIKKLAALQDKEINEAKIILANEATKLCHGEAAALSAYETAKKTFEQGAVGENLPVCYVDLAEFNGGIQAFRLFNLSGLAATGAEAKRLIQGSGARINNELISDEHRLITDKFLVNGEMKLSAGKKKHAIIKVKQ from the coding sequence ATGGCAAAATCCGAATTTATAAAAATTATCCAAGAAAGAGGATATTTTAACCAATGTACTGACCTCGAAGGGTTGGATGAGTTAATGAGCCAAAGCGGTATAACCGCTTATATAGGTTTTGATTGCACTGCCCGCTCGCTTCATATAGGCAGCCTTGTTCAAATTATGCTATTTAGAATTTTACAACAATGCGGGCACAGACCTGTTGTGCTAATGGGCGGAGGAACGACCAAAATCGGTGATCCGTCAGGCAAAGATGAAGCCAGGAAAATGCTTACACAAGAAGATATTGAAGAAAACAAGCACTCTATAGCACAAGTATTCAGTAGATTTATCAATTTCGGTGACGGGAGTAATGATGCCGTTATGGTCGATAACGCAGAGTGGCTGGAAAGTATTAATTATATTGAATTTTTAAGAGATTACGGGAGGAATTTCTCAGTAAACAGAATGCTGACATTTGATAGTGTAAAATTAAGACTGGAGCGTGAGCAGCCGTTAAGCTTTTTAGAATTTAACTATATGATTTTACAGGCTTATGATTTCGTGGAACTCAATAAGCGTTACGGATGTAGGCTTCAACTCGGCGGCTCCGATCAATGGGGAAATATTATAAACGGGGTTGATTTAGGCAGAAGGATGAAATGTCCTGAACTGTTCGGCGTTACCAGTAATCTTATTACAACAAGTTCAGGCGCTAAGATGGGTAAAACCGCTAAGGGGGCGATGTGGCTTAATCCTGATATGCTTTCTCCTTATGATTATTGGCAGTTTTGGCGAAACACCGAAGATGCCGATGTGGAAAAATTTTTAAAAATGTTTACCGAGCTTCCGCTCTCTGAGATCAAAAAACTTGCCGCGCTTCAGGATAAAGAAATTAATGAAGCTAAAATTATCTTGGCTAATGAAGCGACTAAACTTTGTCATGGCGAAGCAGCTGCACTAAGTGCTTATGAAACTGCAAAGAAAACTTTTGAGCAGGGTGCGGTCGGAGAAAACCTGCCGGTTTGTTATGTAGATTTGGCTGAGTTTAACGGCGGTATTCAAGCATTTAGGTTATTTAACCTTTCGGGGTTAGCGGCAACGGGTGCGGAAGCTAAGCGGTTAATTCAAGGAAGCGGAGCGCGCATCAACAATGAATTGATAAGTGATGAGCACCGGTTAATAACCGATAAGTTTCTGGTAAATGGAGAAATGAAGCTCTCTGCAGGTAAAAAGAAGCATGCAATTATAAAGGTTAAGCAATAA